The region TCAACCTGCCCAAGGTCGGGCGGGTCCGGTTCCGGTGGACGAGGGATCTTCCCGGCGTCACCAGGGGCGGCCCTGCCGGGCGCATCACCGGCGCGCGCCTGGTCAAGGACGCCTTCGGGTGGCAGATCGTGTTCCGGGCCGAACGTCAGGTGCCTGCCCCGGCCGCCCACCCCGGCCCTGGGGTGGGGGTCGACCGGGGGGTCACCGTCGCCCTGGCGTTGTCGGACGGCACCATGCGCGAGCACGGGCCCTGGCTGCGCGACGGCGAGAAACAACGCCTGCGCCGGCTGGAGAAGACGTCCGCCCGCCGGCGCCGCACTCGCGTTCCCGGCCGGCCTGCGTCCAGACGGCTGGCCCGCACCTATGACCGGATCGCCCGGCTCCGCGCGACAGCCAAGCGCCGAGCCGTCGACTGGCAGCACCAGACCACCACCGAACTCGCGCGCACCTTCGGCGTGATCGTGGTGGAAGACCTGACGATCACGACCATGGTCCGCTCCGCGACCGGCACGGTCGAACAACCCGGCCGGAACGTGCGGCAGAAGGCCGGGCTGAACCGCGCCATCACCGGGCAGGCGTGGGGCCGCACGGTCACCCTGCTGGAGTACAAGACCCGTGATCGCGGCGGGGTGGTGGTGAAGGTGCCCGCCCCGGGCACGTCGCAGACCTGCCACCAATGCGGCCACCGCGATCCGGCGGCCCGGGACAAGATCAGGT is a window of Microbispora sp. NBC_01189 DNA encoding:
- a CDS encoding transposase; translated protein: MEVARQARAHVARLDLSAAQVAVLDGQAHTARALWNLLHEYCTFRQGRLATVKDCDAAIRQARREIDWMGRLPAQAAQAVLRTYRQAWANFFNPAHPAGRPTFKSRSRSRPAVDVPQARDLNITRLNRRWGAVNLPKVGRVRFRWTRDLPGVTRGGPAGRITGARLVKDAFGWQIVFRAERQVPAPAAHPGPGVGVDRGVTVALALSDGTMREHGPWLRDGEKQRLRRLEKTSARRRRTRVPGRPASRRLARTYDRIARLRATAKRRAVDWQHQTTTELARTFGVIVVEDLTITTMVRSATGTVEQPGRNVRQKAGLNRAITGQAWGRTVTLLEYKTRDRGGVVVKVPAPGTSQTCHQCGHRDPAARDKIRYACVNPACGWAGHADTNAAINIRNAAGTAVSGRGDLGAARSAKRQPPRAA